Proteins encoded together in one Impatiens glandulifera chromosome 1, dImpGla2.1, whole genome shotgun sequence window:
- the LOC124922227 gene encoding 3-isopropylmalate dehydrogenase 2, chloroplastic-like → MAASLQLSGTKLFRPQLVNSKSFSKNSYKSPTIRCSVTSPTRTYSITLLPGDGIGPEVISVAKKALVLSGSLEGIEFMFEEKAMGGAALDLTGVPLPEDTLLTAKQSDAVLLGAIGGYKWDKNEKHLKPETGLLQLREGLKVFANLRPASVLPQLVDASTLKKEVAEGVDLMVVRELTGGIYFGKPRGFGSNENGEEIGFNTEVYAAYEIDRIARVAFETARKRRGKLCSVDKANVLEASMLWRKRVIAIASEYPDVELSHMYVDNAAMQLVRNPKQFDTIVTNNIFGDILSDEASMITGSIGMLPSASLGEKGPGLFEPIHGSAPDIAGQNKANPLATILSAAMLLKYGLGEEKAAQRLENAVLAALDNGFRTGDIYSEGTKLVGCKEMGDEVLKSIHAKTPAAV, encoded by the exons ATGGCAGCATCTTTGCAACTCAGCGGCACGAAGCTCTTCAGGCCTCAGCTTGTCAATTCCAAATCTTTCTctaaaaattcatacaaatccCCAACGATTCGCTGCTCCGTCACCTCACCCACAAGAACTTACTCAATCACGTTGCTGCCAGGAGATGGAATCGGCCCTGAAGTTATCTCCGTTGCTAAGAAGGCCCTCGTTCTCTCCGGTTCTCTTGAAG GGATTGAGTTTATGTTCGAGGAGAAAGCTATGGGAGGTGCTGCTTTAGATTTGACTGGAGTTCCTTTGCCTGAAGACACTCTTTTAACTGCAAAGCAGTCTGATGCTGTTCTACTTGGAGCAATTGGAGG GTATAAATGGGACAAAAATGAAAAGCATCTGAAGCCAGAGACTGGATTGCTTCAACTTCGAGAAGGGCTTAAGGTTTTCGCAAACTTGAGGCCAGCTTCTGTTCTTCCACAG TTAGTTGATGCTTCGACGTTAAAGAAGGAGGTTGCAGAAGGTGTTGATCTCATGGTTGTAAGGGAGCTTACTGGAG GAATTTATTTTGGAAAACCTAGGGGTTTTGGTTCTAACGAAAATGGTGAAGAGATTGGCTTCAACACTGAAGTTTATGCCGCTTATGAG ATTGATCGGATTGCTCGGGTTGCATTTGAGACTGCTAGGAAGCGTCGAGGCAAATTGTGTTCAGTTGATAAAGCAAATGTATTGGAG GCATCAATGCTTTGGAGGAAACGGGTCATCGCAATAGCCTCAGAGTACCCGGATGTTGAACTCTCCCACATGTATGTTGATAACGCTGCAATGCAGCTTGTTCGTAACCCTAAACAG ttTGACACAATTGTGACAAACAACATATTTGGTGATATCTTATCCGATGAAGCTTCAATGATAACTGGAAGCATTGGGATGCTTCCATCTGCTAGTCTGGGTGAAAAG GGGCCTGGACTCTTTGAACCGATACATGGGTCTGCTCCAGATATCGCAGGACAG AATAAAGCAAATCCATTAGCAACTATACTTAGCGCAGCCATGCTTTTGAAGTATGGCCTTGGAGAAGAGAAAGCCGCCCAAAGATTAGAAAATGCAGTTTTGGCCGCATTGGATAATGGGTTCCGAACTGGTGACATATACTCAGAAGGGACT AAACTTGTGGGATGCAAGGAGATGGGTGATGAAGTATTGAAATCCATACATGCTAAAACTCCGGCAGCAGTATAA